CTTTGGAGCTGCATGAAGGTGTTGGTCAAAATCTATTTAGTATTCTTACTGGATTACAATTTGTTGAATCAGGATTAAGTCAGCCTCATTTGAAAAACTATTTACATGAAATGACTCAGTTGATTGAAAGAACGATACAAGAGATTAGATTACTCTCAGTCGAGCTCCATCCCCCAGCCTTAACCACACTTGGCTTACTGCCAGCAATTAAGAGCTATATTAAATTATATACCTCAACATTTGGAGTTCTTGTTGATTTAGAATCAATTGGGGAAGAGAAACCAATTCAAGAGCAAAAGAGTGTTGCGGTTTTTCGAGTTTGCCAGGAGGCACTTACAAATATCGCGAAACATGCTGATACATCGAATATGAAAATGAGTTTGTTTTGGAAGGAAGAGGAATTGAGAATCTCGATTATTGATTTCGGTGGAGGATTTGTCGTAGACGAAATGGGAAATAACCATGTTACCTTAGGAATAGCAGCCATGAAGGAAAGAATGCTTCTAACTGGCGGGCATTGTGTTATTTCCTCTAAAATAGGAGAAGGTACGTCTGTTGAAATATCTCTTCCTTTATAGGAAGGGAAGGAGAGGTAAATTTGATTAAAATCCTATTAGTTGATGACCATGCCGTGGTAAGAATGGGTCTTACCATGCTGTTAAATACAAATCCCGAAATGCAAGTAATTGGTGAAGCCTCAGAAGGCAATGAAGGCATAAAAAAGGCCTTGAAGCTTAAACCCGATGTGGTTGTGATGGATTTAAGTATGCCTCATGGTAAGGATGGATTATCTGCGACATCTGAATTGAAAAAGCTAATGCCTAATGTAAATATTTTAATTCTAACCATGCATGATGATGAGGAATACCTGTTTAGAGCCATTCAAGCTG
This Neobacillus sp. YX16 DNA region includes the following protein-coding sequences:
- a CDS encoding ATP-binding protein; the protein is MEHSASKQQIRSYIIQSQEEEIKRISLELHEGVGQNLFSILTGLQFVESGLSQPHLKNYLHEMTQLIERTIQEIRLLSVELHPPALTTLGLLPAIKSYIKLYTSTFGVLVDLESIGEEKPIQEQKSVAVFRVCQEALTNIAKHADTSNMKMSLFWKEEELRISIIDFGGGFVVDEMGNNHVTLGIAAMKERMLLTGGHCVISSKIGEGTSVEISLPL